In one Sulfitobacter sp. LCG007 genomic region, the following are encoded:
- a CDS encoding NUDIX hydrolase, whose amino-acid sequence MDHQAGRMLDTVSMSIAGIWQRIGADTQIGEAAALCLRRSKAGPRVLLVTCRRSGRWIVPQARVGEGEDAAETACHAAWRQAGVRASPERRMPLGIFDALRPCCADPNDVWRVHAFLVGVRRLADSYPQSADRERRWFTPQEAAQRVLEPGLKTILGRL is encoded by the coding sequence ATGGATCATCAGGCCGGACGTATGCTCGACACGGTTTCCATGTCGATTGCCGGAATCTGGCAACGCATTGGCGCGGACACGCAGATCGGCGAAGCCGCCGCCCTTTGCCTGAGACGCAGCAAGGCGGGACCGCGCGTTCTTCTGGTCACCTGCCGAAGATCCGGTCGATGGATCGTGCCGCAGGCCAGGGTTGGGGAAGGCGAGGATGCGGCCGAGACCGCCTGCCATGCGGCGTGGCGACAGGCAGGTGTCCGCGCGTCGCCCGAACGCAGGATGCCGCTCGGGATCTTCGATGCGCTGCGGCCCTGCTGCGCTGACCCGAATGACGTCTGGCGCGTACACGCGTTTCTCGTCGGCGTGCGCCGGCTGGCGGACAGCTATCCGCAGTCCGCCGACAGGGAGCGCCGCTGGTTCACGCCGCAGGAAGCGGCGCAGCGCGTGCTCGAACCGGGCCTGAAAACGATTCTCGGCAGGCTCTGA
- a CDS encoding thiamine pyrophosphate-binding protein, with the protein MTMIRAADALARRLYAAGCRHAFGMPGGEVLTLVDALETAGIRFVLARHENAAAFMAEGVWHRTGAPGILVATLGPGALNGVNAVANAHQDRLPLIVLAGAVDPDEAQTYTHQVLDQQAVFRPITKASFSLVPGAADVIADKAVAIATEGRPGPVHIDVPISAADAKVSAIQAVRRAPAAPSVPADPELGRARRWLAEASRPVMLVGLDAVNEGAGPAIATCAERFGIPVVTTYKAKGLLPEDHPLALGGAGLSPRADGHLLPFLQRADLILCVGYDPIEMRTGWRAAWSPETQRVIDITAAPNHHYMHQAGLNFVTSCAPTLESISEGVSPRGTWPDGEVAALKSALEAAFPTNDPWGPGAVIDTCRTVLPRDTLATADSGAHRILLSQMWKCFEPRALMQSSALCTMGCALPLALGAKLAEPARPVVCFSGDAGFLMVAGELATARELGLAVVCVVFVDASLALIELKQRGRQMTNRGVDFAHHDFAAIGRAFGGAGETVRSREALAAALETALKSDTFTVIAAEIDRGAYDGRI; encoded by the coding sequence ATGACGATGATCCGCGCCGCAGACGCGCTTGCGAGACGGTTGTACGCGGCAGGCTGTCGTCACGCTTTCGGGATGCCGGGCGGCGAGGTTCTTACCCTGGTGGACGCGCTTGAGACTGCCGGAATCCGTTTTGTCCTCGCCAGACACGAGAACGCGGCGGCCTTCATGGCCGAAGGGGTCTGGCACCGCACGGGGGCTCCGGGAATTCTCGTCGCCACGCTCGGACCCGGTGCGCTGAACGGGGTCAACGCGGTCGCCAATGCGCATCAGGACCGGCTGCCGCTGATCGTTCTCGCCGGCGCTGTGGATCCTGACGAGGCCCAGACCTATACGCATCAGGTGCTGGACCAGCAGGCCGTCTTCCGGCCGATCACGAAGGCCAGCTTCTCGCTCGTGCCGGGCGCGGCGGATGTCATCGCGGACAAGGCCGTGGCCATCGCGACCGAGGGAAGGCCCGGCCCGGTTCACATCGATGTGCCGATCAGCGCCGCGGATGCGAAGGTCTCCGCCATTCAGGCGGTTCGCCGCGCGCCGGCCGCACCGTCAGTTCCCGCCGATCCCGAACTCGGGCGCGCGCGGCGATGGCTGGCCGAAGCAAGCCGGCCGGTCATGCTTGTCGGGCTGGATGCGGTGAACGAGGGGGCGGGACCGGCCATCGCGACCTGCGCCGAGCGCTTCGGCATTCCGGTCGTGACGACCTACAAGGCGAAGGGCCTCTTGCCCGAGGACCATCCGCTTGCCCTTGGGGGGGCGGGGCTGTCACCGCGCGCGGATGGGCATCTGCTCCCTTTCCTGCAAAGGGCGGATCTCATCCTCTGCGTGGGCTACGATCCGATCGAGATGCGGACGGGCTGGCGCGCCGCATGGTCGCCCGAGACACAGCGGGTCATCGACATCACGGCGGCCCCGAACCATCATTACATGCATCAGGCGGGTCTGAATTTCGTCACCTCCTGCGCGCCGACGCTCGAGTCGATCTCGGAGGGAGTTTCTCCCCGCGGGACCTGGCCGGACGGTGAGGTCGCGGCGCTGAAATCGGCGCTCGAGGCCGCATTCCCCACGAACGACCCATGGGGGCCCGGCGCCGTCATCGACACCTGCCGCACGGTCCTGCCGCGCGACACCCTTGCGACGGCGGACAGCGGCGCACACCGGATCCTGCTGTCGCAGATGTGGAAATGCTTCGAGCCGCGCGCCCTGATGCAGTCTTCGGCGCTGTGCACCATGGGCTGCGCCCTGCCGCTCGCGCTTGGCGCGAAACTTGCCGAGCCCGCGCGCCCGGTCGTCTGCTTTTCCGGCGATGCGGGCTTCCTCATGGTGGCGGGTGAACTCGCCACCGCAAGGGAACTTGGGCTTGCCGTCGTCTGCGTGGTCTTCGTCGATGCCTCCCTCGCCCTCATCGAACTGAAGCAACGCGGAAGACAGATGACCAATCGCGGCGTCGATTTCGCGCATCATGACTTCGCGGCCATCGGACGGGCCTTCGGCGGCGCCGGAGAGACCGTGCGCAGCCGCGAGGCACTTGCGGCCGCTCTCGAGACCGCCCTGAAATCCGACACCTTCACAGTGATCGCAGCAGAAATTGACCGGGGAGCCTATGATGGCCGAATCTGA
- a CDS encoding aspartate aminotransferase family protein produces the protein MIPAILPTYSRAPLSFVKGEGAWLTEADGRRFLDLGAGIAVNALGHAHPALVAALTEQAGALWHVSNLYQIPQQQALAERLVELTFADTVFFTNSGTEACELAVKMARKYFHHKDQPERTDIISFSGSFHGRSSAAIAASGSEKMTKGFAPLLPGFVHLDFGDMEALKGAINDRTAAVLVEPIQGEGGIRPLSDHELKAIRALCDEHGVLLILDEVQCGVGRTGKLFAHEWAGITPDIMMVAKGIGGGFPLGAVLATENAASGMTAGTHGSTYGGNPLGCAVGYAVLDIIAQPEFLADVNRKAGLLRQKLEGLVAAHPDVFESVRGAGLMLGLKCKVANTDVVAKGYEAEVLTVPAADNVIRLLPALTISDEEIGEAISRLDAAATAVEAA, from the coding sequence ATGATCCCTGCCATCCTGCCCACCTATTCGAGGGCGCCGCTGAGCTTCGTGAAAGGCGAGGGCGCCTGGCTGACCGAGGCGGACGGTCGACGCTTCCTGGACCTCGGGGCAGGGATCGCGGTGAATGCGCTGGGGCATGCCCATCCCGCGCTGGTGGCCGCGCTGACCGAACAGGCAGGGGCGCTCTGGCATGTCTCGAACCTCTACCAGATCCCGCAGCAGCAGGCCCTTGCCGAGCGGCTCGTCGAACTGACCTTCGCCGATACCGTTTTCTTCACCAACTCCGGGACCGAGGCCTGCGAGCTGGCGGTGAAGATGGCGCGCAAGTATTTCCACCACAAGGACCAGCCGGAGCGGACGGACATCATCTCGTTCTCCGGCTCGTTCCATGGGCGGTCCTCGGCGGCCATCGCGGCTTCCGGATCGGAGAAGATGACCAAGGGTTTCGCGCCCCTGCTGCCGGGCTTCGTGCATCTCGACTTCGGTGACATGGAGGCGCTGAAGGGCGCGATCAACGATCGCACCGCGGCCGTGCTTGTCGAGCCGATCCAGGGCGAGGGCGGCATCCGGCCGCTGTCCGACCACGAGCTCAAGGCGATACGCGCCCTCTGCGACGAACACGGAGTGCTGCTGATCCTCGACGAAGTCCAATGTGGCGTCGGGCGCACCGGCAAGCTGTTCGCCCACGAATGGGCCGGGATCACGCCCGACATCATGATGGTGGCGAAGGGCATTGGCGGGGGCTTTCCGCTGGGCGCCGTTCTGGCCACTGAAAATGCCGCCTCGGGCATGACGGCGGGCACGCACGGCTCGACCTATGGCGGCAACCCCCTGGGCTGTGCCGTCGGCTATGCCGTGCTGGACATCATCGCGCAGCCCGAATTCCTGGCCGATGTGAACCGCAAGGCGGGCCTTTTGCGCCAGAAGCTCGAGGGCCTGGTCGCGGCGCATCCGGACGTCTTCGAGAGCGTCCGCGGGGCAGGGCTGATGCTGGGCCTGAAATGCAAGGTTGCCAATACCGATGTGGTCGCCAAGGGCTACGAGGCGGAGGTTCTGACCGTCCCCGCCGCGGATAACGTGATCCGCCTTCTGCCCGCGCTGACGATCAGCGACGAGGAGATCGGCGAGGCCATTTCGCGCCTCGATGCCGCCGCGACAGCGGTAGAGGCCGCCTGA
- a CDS encoding GcrA family cell cycle regulator has product MSWTDERVELLKKMWSEGQSASQIAKELGGVTRNAVIGKVHRLGLSNRVGAPGAPAPVAKPETRSEPKPKPEAKPKPTMKPEADDVEASAPDDDAEAAPKPAALPARKAIIPAGQPLPPQPSPNEISPEALAKVNEIEKKAKKLTLMELTERTCKWPVGDPATEDFWFCGLPVQQGKPYCEAHVGVAFQPMSSRRDRRR; this is encoded by the coding sequence ATGTCCTGGACTGACGAACGTGTCGAACTGCTCAAGAAGATGTGGAGCGAAGGCCAGTCGGCAAGCCAGATCGCCAAGGAGCTGGGCGGCGTCACCCGCAATGCGGTGATCGGCAAGGTGCATCGCCTAGGGCTTTCCAACAGGGTCGGTGCGCCCGGCGCCCCCGCGCCGGTGGCCAAGCCGGAAACGCGGTCCGAGCCGAAGCCGAAACCCGAAGCCAAGCCAAAGCCGACCATGAAGCCGGAAGCCGACGACGTGGAAGCTTCGGCCCCTGACGATGATGCGGAAGCCGCCCCGAAGCCCGCCGCACTTCCCGCCCGCAAGGCGATCATCCCGGCCGGCCAACCCCTGCCCCCGCAGCCCTCGCCAAACGAGATCAGCCCGGAAGCGCTCGCAAAAGTGAACGAGATCGAGAAGAAGGCGAAGAAGCTGACCTTGATGGAATTGACCGAGCGCACATGCAAATGGCCGGTCGGCGATCCCGCGACGGAAGATTTCTGGTTTTGCGGATTGCCGGTTCAGCAGGGCAAGCCCTATTGCGAGGCGCATGTGGGTGTCGCGTTCCAGCCGATGTCCTCGCGGCGCGACCGCCGCCGCTGA
- the argF gene encoding ornithine carbamoyltransferase gives MNHFLDIHLTDPAALRGIIDTAAAMKTARDGRTRGAPDDSQPLAGRMVALIFEKPSTRTRVSFDVGVRQMGGQTMVLSGSDMQLGHGETIADTARVLSRYVDLIMIRTFDEAVLTEMAEFATVPVINGLTDRTHPCQIMADVMTYEEHRGPIKGRKVVWSGDGNNVCASFLHAAGQFGFDLTFTGPPTLDPEPEWVEFARGRGSKVTIERDPQKAVEGADLVVTDTWVSMHDAQSAKERRHNQLRPYRVDAQLMSHAKPDALFMHCLPAHRDDEVTSEVMDGPSSVVFDEAENRLHAQKAIMRWCLGV, from the coding sequence ATGAACCACTTTCTCGACATTCACCTTACCGACCCCGCCGCCCTGCGGGGCATCATCGACACTGCCGCCGCGATGAAGACGGCGCGGGACGGCCGCACGCGCGGAGCGCCGGACGATTCGCAACCCCTCGCCGGACGCATGGTCGCGCTGATCTTCGAGAAGCCCTCGACCCGGACCCGCGTGTCCTTCGACGTGGGCGTGCGGCAGATGGGCGGGCAGACGATGGTGCTTTCGGGCAGCGACATGCAGCTTGGTCATGGCGAGACGATCGCCGATACCGCCCGCGTGCTGAGCCGCTATGTGGATCTGATCATGATCCGGACCTTCGACGAGGCGGTGCTGACCGAAATGGCCGAATTCGCCACGGTCCCGGTGATCAACGGGCTGACGGACCGGACGCATCCCTGCCAGATCATGGCGGACGTGATGACCTACGAGGAACATCGCGGTCCGATCAAGGGGCGCAAGGTGGTCTGGTCGGGAGACGGCAACAACGTCTGCGCGTCTTTCCTGCATGCCGCCGGGCAGTTCGGCTTCGACCTGACCTTCACGGGGCCGCCGACGCTGGACCCGGAACCGGAGTGGGTCGAGTTCGCCCGGGGCAGGGGGTCGAAAGTGACCATCGAACGCGACCCGCAAAAGGCGGTCGAGGGCGCCGACCTGGTCGTGACCGATACCTGGGTTTCGATGCATGACGCGCAATCGGCAAAGGAGCGGCGTCACAACCAGCTGCGTCCCTACCGGGTCGACGCGCAACTGATGTCGCATGCGAAGCCCGACGCCCTGTTCATGCATTGCCTTCCGGCGCATCGCGACGACGAGGTGACGAGCGAGGTCATGGACGGGCCGAGCTCGGTGGTCTTCGACGAGGCCGAAAACCGCCTTCATGCGCAAAAGGCGATCATGCGCTGGTGTCTCGGCGTCTGA